One segment of Bacteroidales bacterium DNA contains the following:
- a CDS encoding insulinase family protein has product MKKLSLISILLVLMGLYSFTSDKYTTETRTDSNGYSYQIVTNDPLNARVYTLDNGLKVYLSVNKDQPRIQTLIPIRAGSTSDPVETTGLAHYFEHMMFKGTQQIGTTDWEQESMLLQQISDLFEEHRATNDPVQKLAIYHKIDSLSQLSAHYVATNEYDKLVSSLGAKNTNAGTSYDMTVYINDIPSNDLEKWIRLESERFSDVVLRLFHTELETVYEEYNMYNDMDDSRASNAMMEGLFPTHPYGRDVIGLPEHIKNPSMVNIYDFYHTFYVPNNMAIVLSGDLDPDRTIQLINQYFGGKKPSKLPVIIQPVEEPITRPVVKEIHGPDAESVNLAFRFGGFNSADRKYVTLLDQMLSNSQAGLIDLDLNQQQKVLRAGSYGQFLMDYGIHQFYGTPREGQTLEEVKDLLLGEIEKVKKGEFDDWMLEAVINDFRLNEIRREESNASRAFTLVSGFINGTDRETQLSFIDEMEKITKEELVKFVNDHYKDNYVVVYKRLGEKDAVEKVEKPPITPVPVNRDLQSEFAKEFIKIPATEIKPVFLDFEKEIARETLSEGVEFYYMKNPTNELFSLNYIIDMGKNHDLNLPIAVNYLPYLGTDQYSPADLQKEFFRYGLQMGVSAGDERSYISITGLQKSFDKGVELLEHVLSSVQPDPAAYQEYVKGILKDRADNKLNSNTILWGALFNYGKYGPVSPFTDILDEETLKAINPAVLTNLIKEIYEYKHKIFYYGQEEPGKVKETVNIHHKVAKTLKEYPQPVQYPELETKQNQVYFVNYDMTQVNLLLVSKDQPFDKSLYPAARLFGEYFGSGLSSIVFQEIREARGLAYSAFAAYAMANKPDRGNFNYAFVGTQADKLMEATNTMLGLMNEMPRAEIQFDMAKGSIIKQLNSERIIKAQVFWTYLSNLDRGISYDIRKDIYDNVQKMTLDDLNAFFDQHIKGKNYTYLVLGKKGDVRLDLLEKIGPVKELTLEEIFNY; this is encoded by the coding sequence ATGAAAAAACTCAGCCTTATTTCGATTTTGCTGGTCCTGATGGGACTCTACTCCTTCACCAGCGATAAGTACACGACCGAAACCAGAACGGACAGCAACGGTTATTCGTATCAGATCGTGACCAACGATCCGCTGAATGCACGAGTCTATACTCTGGACAACGGCCTGAAGGTCTACCTTTCGGTCAATAAAGATCAGCCCAGGATTCAAACACTGATCCCCATCCGGGCCGGCTCAACATCCGATCCGGTGGAAACCACCGGGCTGGCTCATTATTTTGAACATATGATGTTCAAGGGTACACAGCAAATAGGAACCACCGACTGGGAGCAGGAATCAATGCTGTTACAACAGATCTCCGACCTTTTTGAGGAGCATCGTGCCACCAACGATCCTGTACAGAAGCTGGCGATCTATCACAAAATCGACAGCCTGTCGCAGCTCTCGGCGCACTATGTGGCCACCAACGAATACGATAAGCTCGTATCCAGCCTGGGGGCAAAGAACACCAACGCGGGCACTTCGTACGACATGACCGTTTACATCAACGACATCCCTTCCAATGATCTGGAAAAATGGATCCGGCTGGAAAGCGAGCGGTTCAGTGATGTGGTCCTGCGTTTGTTCCACACCGAGCTGGAAACGGTCTATGAAGAATACAATATGTACAACGACATGGATGACAGCCGGGCATCCAATGCCATGATGGAGGGTTTGTTCCCCACTCATCCTTACGGCAGGGATGTGATCGGCCTACCCGAACACATTAAAAATCCATCCATGGTGAACATCTATGATTTCTACCATACGTTCTACGTACCGAATAATATGGCCATTGTTCTTTCAGGTGATCTGGATCCGGATAGGACCATTCAACTTATTAACCAGTACTTCGGGGGTAAAAAACCCTCCAAATTACCGGTCATCATCCAACCTGTTGAAGAACCCATCACGAGGCCTGTCGTGAAAGAGATCCACGGCCCGGATGCCGAATCGGTCAACCTTGCCTTTCGCTTCGGAGGATTTAACTCGGCCGACAGGAAATATGTGACCCTGCTCGATCAGATGCTTAGCAACAGCCAGGCGGGATTGATCGACCTTGACCTGAACCAGCAACAAAAGGTGCTCAGGGCAGGCTCCTATGGACAATTTCTGATGGATTACGGAATCCATCAGTTTTACGGGACACCCCGCGAAGGACAGACACTTGAAGAGGTGAAAGACCTCCTGCTGGGAGAAATAGAAAAAGTAAAGAAAGGGGAGTTCGACGACTGGATGCTGGAAGCCGTGATCAACGACTTCCGCCTCAATGAAATCCGGCGGGAAGAAAGCAACGCCTCCCGTGCCTTTACGCTTGTTTCGGGCTTTATCAATGGGACTGACCGTGAAACACAGCTGTCGTTTATCGATGAAATGGAAAAAATCACGAAAGAAGAGCTTGTCAAATTCGTCAATGATCATTATAAGGACAACTACGTGGTTGTTTATAAACGGCTGGGCGAAAAGGATGCAGTGGAAAAAGTGGAAAAACCTCCCATCACACCTGTGCCGGTCAACCGTGACCTGCAATCTGAATTTGCAAAAGAATTCATTAAAATCCCTGCAACGGAAATCAAACCTGTATTCCTTGACTTTGAAAAAGAAATTGCCAGGGAAACGCTAAGCGAAGGAGTGGAATTTTATTATATGAAAAATCCCACCAATGAATTGTTCAGTTTGAATTATATCATTGATATGGGAAAGAACCATGACCTCAACCTCCCGATTGCCGTCAATTATCTGCCCTACCTGGGTACCGATCAATATTCGCCTGCCGACCTGCAGAAGGAATTCTTCCGTTATGGCCTGCAAATGGGCGTCAGCGCAGGGGATGAAAGGTCCTATATCTCCATTACCGGACTTCAAAAATCATTCGACAAAGGAGTGGAGTTGCTGGAACACGTCCTTTCAAGTGTCCAACCCGATCCAGCAGCCTACCAGGAATATGTGAAGGGTATTCTGAAAGACAGGGCCGACAATAAGCTGAACAGCAACACCATACTCTGGGGCGCCCTGTTCAATTATGGTAAATATGGCCCGGTTTCCCCCTTTACAGATATCCTGGACGAGGAAACGTTGAAGGCCATCAATCCTGCCGTACTGACCAATCTGATCAAGGAGATCTATGAATATAAACATAAAATTTTCTATTATGGGCAGGAAGAACCTGGCAAAGTCAAAGAAACGGTGAATATCCATCATAAAGTGGCCAAAACCCTGAAAGAATATCCACAACCGGTTCAGTACCCCGAACTGGAAACCAAACAGAACCAGGTCTATTTTGTCAACTACGACATGACCCAGGTCAACCTGCTGCTGGTTTCGAAAGATCAGCCTTTCGATAAATCCCTTTATCCGGCAGCACGATTGTTTGGAGAGTATTTTGGCTCTGGCCTTTCTTCGATCGTTTTCCAGGAGATCAGGGAGGCAAGGGGACTGGCCTATTCAGCATTCGCCGCTTATGCAATGGCTAACAAGCCCGACCGCGGTAATTTTAATTATGCTTTTGTGGGCACACAGGCAGATAAACTAATGGAGGCCACCAACACCATGCTGGGATTAATGAATGAAATGCCCCGGGCGGAGATTCAGTTTGACATGGCAAAAGGGTCGATCATCAAGCAGTTGAATTCCGAACGTATCATCAAAGCCCAGGTGTTCTGGACATACCTGTCGAACCTCGACAGGGGCATTTCCTATGACATCAGAAAAGACATCTACGATAACGTTCAAAAGATGACACTCGATGACCTTAATGCCTTTTTTGATCAGCATATCAAAGGGAAGAATTACACCTACCTGGTCCTGGGCAAGAAAGGTGATGTCAGGCTTGACCTGCTGGAAAAGATCGGCCCGGTGAAAGAGCTTACACTGGAAGAAATCTTCAACTATTAG
- a CDS encoding radical SAM protein: MAKTVAVIAPMVDVTQYHLDLALRLKTSNRELTLATLQELMQNGFRYERLPAVPSKRDMMPAAGFYLTGLLREQGYQTVTTYQCSDTELKRLADADPFAICLSTTMILSTDSLKQIVLDIRRHMPDIPLIAGGIFVWKSYQFLAFHQDQPDNTGDSNPLLFSIPATDIPADVFVVSPHGRKPLLEILTVLSQGKKSDLTHIPNLALPQPDGTCHFTNRYDELVNYDRDFTRWDLLDDLPEQVPVRTSVGCPFRCRYCDFYQLYPQIFIRSKESLMAELSMIRQRAGGKPFILHPTDDNVFINARRVHEVTEAFIESGIKQWIGFMRASSVNEENIETIRRSGLLISLLGIESGDKGQLRRMNKSQNLETARRGIEILDRNGITALMTFIVGYPGETSETINQTAQFLNDLDIGLASSSYLLFPLIISPFSDLARREFRDQWHIKGYVDRWSHYTMNSDETTDYGYELFKQVTRVPYHYTEERTHQNRVLFDDDQRRQLFRLRQQLTIAFLEQASWKNIQGILTEMARVMRLVAQDIPDEFQHEVLFDRNMIRQT; the protein is encoded by the coding sequence ATGGCAAAAACGGTTGCGGTCATCGCACCCATGGTGGATGTAACCCAGTACCACCTCGACCTGGCCCTCAGGCTGAAGACCAGCAACCGTGAGCTGACCCTGGCAACCCTGCAGGAACTGATGCAGAACGGATTTAGGTACGAAAGGCTGCCGGCCGTACCCTCCAAACGGGATATGATGCCGGCAGCCGGCTTTTACCTGACCGGACTGCTCCGTGAACAGGGGTACCAGACCGTGACTACCTATCAGTGCTCCGACACCGAACTGAAACGGCTGGCTGATGCCGATCCGTTTGCCATCTGCCTTTCGACCACCATGATCCTGAGCACGGATTCGCTGAAACAGATCGTGCTGGATATCCGCCGACATATGCCTGACATTCCCCTGATCGCCGGAGGTATCTTTGTCTGGAAAAGCTATCAGTTCCTTGCCTTTCACCAGGATCAGCCCGACAACACGGGAGACAGCAATCCGCTGTTGTTCAGCATCCCGGCGACAGACATTCCGGCAGACGTTTTTGTGGTGTCGCCCCACGGAAGGAAGCCTTTGCTTGAGATCCTCACTGTACTTTCACAGGGGAAAAAGTCGGATCTGACCCATATCCCCAACCTTGCCCTTCCTCAACCCGACGGAACCTGCCATTTCACCAACCGGTATGATGAACTGGTCAACTATGACCGGGATTTCACCCGCTGGGATCTGCTCGACGACCTGCCTGAACAGGTCCCTGTGAGAACCTCGGTCGGATGCCCGTTCCGGTGCCGTTACTGCGATTTCTACCAGCTCTATCCACAGATCTTCATACGCTCAAAAGAAAGCCTGATGGCCGAGCTGAGCATGATCCGGCAACGGGCCGGCGGCAAACCGTTCATCCTTCACCCGACCGACGACAATGTCTTCATCAATGCCCGGAGAGTACACGAGGTCACGGAAGCGTTCATCGAGTCGGGAATAAAACAATGGATCGGGTTTATGCGGGCTTCATCGGTCAACGAAGAGAACATAGAAACCATCAGACGGTCGGGGCTGTTGATCTCGCTTCTGGGGATCGAATCCGGGGATAAAGGACAGCTCCGGAGAATGAATAAATCGCAGAACCTGGAAACTGCCAGGCGTGGCATCGAAATCCTTGACCGGAACGGAATTACGGCACTGATGACTTTCATTGTGGGATATCCCGGAGAGACCAGTGAAACGATCAACCAAACCGCTCAGTTTCTGAATGATCTTGACATTGGCCTGGCTTCCTCCAGTTACCTGCTGTTCCCGCTGATCATCTCCCCCTTTTCCGACCTGGCCCGAAGGGAGTTCCGGGATCAATGGCACATAAAGGGCTATGTTGACCGGTGGTCACATTACACCATGAACTCGGATGAGACGACTGATTACGGATATGAGCTGTTTAAACAGGTAACCCGTGTTCCCTATCATTACACAGAAGAACGAACCCACCAGAACCGGGTGTTGTTCGATGATGATCAGCGCCGGCAATTATTCCGTCTCCGGCAGCAGCTGACCATTGCATTTCTTGAGCAGGCGTCCTGGAAAAACATTCAGGGGATCTTGACAGAAATGGCCCGGGTAATGAGGCTGGTGGCGCAGGACATTCCTGATGAATTTCAGCACGAGGTCCTGTTTGACAGAAACATGATCCGGCAAACCTGA
- a CDS encoding glycosyltransferase family 39 protein, giving the protein MNLNSKRILDRQAGVFLFFVILSVALRFFSFFPSVLNHDESTYLEIAREMLEGKVLYVDLIDIKPPGIFLIYALFQWLFGHSIVIMRLLPALLIAVSSFIVFKTSLRFTSNDRVAVASGTIYILFLSTWSGFGISPDIEIFFNLFTISALYVFVNRDHWLNYAVAGLLMGTGFIIKYVVLFDLIAFLLFFTWRFFRNQPRKPPGSLLLKLSTAVTGFMLPFLCVNLYYYVTGYFQEFAEITYGAVARYPREFVPGQMALFVLGFMGYFLPVFFFYFYSLFNRSLHQHIGKDLYLLSLLWVVLVSIGILVPGNTFNHYWIQVMLPVSLLAGTFFHPDHQLPRLLERLTRGTTGWIIFTVFCLVIISFSIRDHAGKKDTPRQIAAYLHLRLQPEDVLYVANHFHVLYYLLEKDCPTPYVHPSLLTSPNHRQALNLDLNKEFQRISDQKPVYVLIQRKGRNSIDWLYPFLNEHYTLEQKFSEKMELYRRKM; this is encoded by the coding sequence ATGAACCTCAATAGTAAAAGGATCCTCGACCGGCAGGCAGGAGTGTTTTTGTTCTTTGTCATTCTTTCGGTTGCGCTCCGCTTTTTCAGCTTTTTCCCCAGTGTGCTGAACCACGATGAATCAACCTACCTGGAGATTGCCCGCGAAATGCTGGAAGGAAAGGTGCTCTATGTTGATCTGATCGACATCAAGCCTCCCGGGATTTTCCTGATCTATGCCCTGTTTCAGTGGCTTTTCGGACATTCCATCGTTATCATGCGGTTGCTTCCTGCACTTTTAATAGCCGTATCCTCGTTCATCGTTTTCAAAACAAGTCTTCGGTTCACCTCCAACGACCGCGTTGCCGTTGCCAGTGGCACGATCTATATCCTTTTTCTGTCAACATGGTCCGGCTTCGGCATTTCACCTGACATTGAAATATTTTTTAACCTATTCACAATCAGTGCTTTATATGTTTTCGTTAACCGCGATCACTGGCTGAATTACGCGGTTGCCGGACTCCTGATGGGTACCGGCTTCATCATAAAATATGTCGTTCTCTTTGATCTTATTGCCTTTCTGCTGTTTTTCACCTGGCGATTTTTCAGGAATCAACCCCGGAAACCTCCTGGCTCGCTGCTCCTGAAGCTGTCCACGGCTGTAACAGGGTTTATGTTACCTTTCCTGTGTGTGAACCTATACTATTATGTTACGGGATATTTTCAGGAGTTTGCAGAGATCACCTATGGCGCTGTCGCGAGGTACCCCAGGGAGTTCGTTCCAGGCCAGATGGCCTTGTTCGTGCTCGGATTCATGGGCTATTTTCTTCCGGTTTTCTTTTTCTATTTTTATTCGCTCTTCAACCGGTCCCTGCATCAACACATCGGGAAAGACCTGTACCTTTTATCGCTGCTCTGGGTGGTTCTGGTCAGCATTGGAATCCTTGTACCGGGCAATACATTCAATCATTACTGGATCCAGGTCATGTTACCGGTCAGTCTTCTGGCCGGGACTTTCTTTCATCCCGACCATCAGTTACCCCGGTTACTTGAACGGCTGACAAGGGGCACAACCGGGTGGATCATTTTTACAGTTTTCTGCCTGGTGATCATCTCGTTCTCAATCCGCGACCATGCGGGTAAAAAAGATACGCCCCGGCAGATAGCTGCTTATCTCCATCTCAGGCTTCAGCCTGAGGATGTGCTTTACGTAGCCAATCATTTTCACGTACTCTATTACCTGCTGGAGAAGGATTGCCCGACACCTTACGTTCACCCGTCGCTTCTGACCTCTCCGAACCACAGGCAGGCCCTGAACCTGGATCTTAACAAGGAATTTCAGCGGATCAGCGATCAGAAACCGGTGTACGTTCTCATTCAAAGAAAAGGGCGGAATAGCATTGACTGGTTGTATCCTTTTCTAAATGAACACTACACGCTTGAGCAGAAATTCAGTGAAAAGATGGAACTATACAGGAGAAAGATGTGA
- a CDS encoding M14 family metallopeptidase, translating into MRIIGIMFFLLVVQVSFTYSQTTTAERSDYTSTSTHAEVMSFISELTSTSPFVRMDTLALSVEGRLVPLLVIGNPLPAGPEDLKTDNRLVVYLQANIHAGEVEGKEASLMLARDLLKEHDPNYFRNLVILICPNLNPDGNDKISTRNRTNQNGPQNGVGLRYNGQMLDLNRDAMKLETPEMRGVVTQVFNRWDPALTVDCHTTNGSYHEEAVTFNWMVNPNGERRLINFMRDELCPGISQRLKTVYDVDNIFYGEFIDFRDYSKGWESYASEPRYLVNYVGVRNRLGILNENYVYADYTTRVMGCYALLRSILDYTAENGAKIKELIHTVDAEMLLRENHPLPADSFALEYEARPTPEKVTIHAYEVAPNPEPNVWPYYIRTDNKVTVTVPFFADYYPTRSIALPSGYALTINDHHVLDLLRIHGIRFSHLEDSAFFRVESFIISELKPFERLNQGHYTNRVKGEYKQETKTFPAGTIFISTSQPLGKLAAYLLEPESDDSMLLWNFFDRYLVPQWGRGYYPYPVYRIIEK; encoded by the coding sequence ATGAGAATCATTGGAATCATGTTTTTTCTTTTGGTTGTCCAGGTATCCTTTACGTACTCCCAGACAACCACCGCTGAGCGGTCAGATTATACCTCAACCTCCACCCATGCGGAGGTGATGAGCTTTATCAGTGAACTCACATCCACCTCTCCCTTTGTGAGAATGGACACCCTTGCCCTGTCGGTCGAAGGGAGACTGGTTCCATTGCTGGTCATTGGCAATCCGCTGCCTGCCGGACCTGAAGACCTGAAGACCGACAACAGGCTTGTGGTCTACCTCCAGGCCAACATCCATGCCGGTGAGGTGGAGGGAAAGGAAGCCAGCCTGATGCTGGCGCGGGACCTGTTGAAAGAACATGATCCGAACTATTTCAGGAACCTGGTCATACTGATATGCCCGAACCTGAATCCCGATGGCAACGATAAGATCAGCACCCGGAACCGCACCAATCAGAACGGTCCCCAAAATGGCGTCGGGCTCCGGTATAACGGTCAGATGCTTGACCTGAACCGGGATGCCATGAAGCTGGAAACGCCGGAAATGAGGGGTGTCGTCACACAGGTCTTTAACCGGTGGGATCCGGCCCTCACCGTCGACTGCCATACCACCAACGGATCCTATCACGAAGAAGCGGTGACGTTCAACTGGATGGTGAATCCCAACGGAGAACGCAGATTGATCAATTTCATGCGCGATGAACTCTGCCCTGGGATTTCCCAAAGGCTGAAGACCGTTTATGACGTGGATAATATTTTTTACGGTGAGTTCATTGATTTCAGGGATTATTCAAAAGGATGGGAGTCATATGCTTCAGAGCCCCGTTACCTGGTGAATTATGTGGGTGTGCGCAACCGGCTGGGGATTCTGAACGAAAATTACGTTTATGCGGATTACACGACCCGGGTGATGGGATGCTATGCCCTGCTTCGGTCCATCCTGGATTATACGGCAGAAAATGGTGCGAAGATCAAAGAGCTGATCCATACGGTGGATGCTGAAATGCTCCTCCGGGAAAACCATCCGCTCCCCGCTGATTCTTTCGCACTGGAGTATGAGGCCAGGCCCACACCTGAAAAGGTGACGATCCACGCCTATGAAGTTGCCCCCAATCCGGAGCCGAATGTCTGGCCTTATTACATTCGTACCGACAACAAGGTGACCGTCACGGTTCCTTTCTTTGCCGATTATTACCCTACCCGCAGCATTGCACTGCCATCTGGGTATGCCTTAACCATTAATGATCATCATGTCCTGGATTTGTTGCGGATCCATGGCATCCGGTTCAGCCACCTGGAGGATTCGGCCTTTTTCCGGGTGGAAAGCTTTATCATCAGCGAATTAAAACCCTTCGAACGGTTGAACCAGGGACATTATACTAACAGGGTAAAAGGAGAATACAAGCAGGAAACGAAAACCTTCCCGGCCGGAACAATCTTTATTTCCACTTCACAACCACTGGGGAAACTTGCCGCATATTTGCTGGAACCCGAGTCGGATGACAGCATGCTGTTGTGGAACTTTTTCGACCGGTACCTGGTACCGCAGTGGGGAAGAGGATATTATCCGTATCCGGTGTACAGGATCATTGAGAAATAA
- a CDS encoding carboxypeptidase-like regulatory domain-containing protein — MKQITAFALFFLFLGMSAAFADGETTTAPSVKSAKIEGKVLDLLTGETLTGVAVMIKGTDLVSYTDFDGHYSFGSLKPGTYHLVASYISYNNSLIENVELDPELTREIIIQLQASK; from the coding sequence ATGAAACAGATCACAGCTTTCGCTTTGTTTTTCCTCTTTCTCGGTATGTCAGCGGCTTTCGCCGATGGGGAAACCACCACAGCCCCTTCTGTCAAATCAGCAAAAATCGAAGGAAAGGTCCTTGATCTGTTGACGGGTGAAACGCTGACAGGTGTTGCTGTAATGATTAAAGGCACCGATCTGGTTTCCTACACCGACTTTGACGGGCATTATTCCTTCGGCAGCCTTAAACCCGGCACCTATCACCTCGTGGCATCGTACATTTCCTACAACAACAGTCTCATTGAGAATGTGGAACTTGATCCCGAGCTGACACGCGAGATCATTATACAGTTGCAGGCATCCAAATGA
- a CDS encoding Na/Pi cotransporter family protein codes for MDWWQIILRIMGLLGALGLFLFGMKTMSEALQRMAGKRVRNVMSRLTASRLKGILSGLLITGVAQSSSAITVMIVTFVNAGLISLTRSVPLIMGANIGTTVTSWLVALFGFTLSIQQLYLPLIGVSLILLLSAKTWYKVWGEFLIGLGILFIGLQFLRESVPDFNQYPETLAFLSNYTNLGYLSVILFTLIGMLITMIIQSSSATITLFLVLCYNGSVSFELATAMVLGANIGTTLTANLAAIVTNHTAKRAARIHFLFNLTGALWFLILFRPLIHLIDLIVIRSTGHSLLKYDPSELIEIQSIMPLVLSGFHTFFNCINTLVQVNFIPLLEKLSGYLVIKKEDKKESFSLRYLSTGLSSTSEIAIVQVKMALARYGQQIVHMFNYIPELLLEKEDTRYSDLLKKISVAEDKTDQMETEITDYLTMLAEAEVSLATSRKIKGMLTIAGEMEQMGDDCFTMAQTIKTKNEQKVWFTQEMRDNLFTMFDLVRKSLTLMLDHLERESDSSGLEAAVELEDRIDTYCTTIRQQHLDEVSHHKYSYAAGSYYNELIMICESIGDHALNVSESLTGKIHKPKT; via the coding sequence ATGGACTGGTGGCAGATCATATTGCGGATCATGGGCCTGCTGGGCGCACTGGGTCTTTTTTTGTTTGGAATGAAGACCATGAGCGAGGCTCTCCAGCGCATGGCCGGTAAAAGAGTGAGAAACGTGATGTCGCGCCTGACCGCCAGCAGATTGAAGGGCATTCTGTCGGGCTTACTCATCACGGGCGTGGCCCAGTCTTCTTCTGCCATCACCGTGATGATCGTCACGTTTGTGAATGCCGGGCTGATCTCCCTGACACGGTCGGTACCCCTGATCATGGGTGCCAATATCGGGACCACGGTGACCTCCTGGCTGGTTGCCCTTTTCGGATTTACCCTCTCCATCCAGCAACTGTATCTGCCCCTCATCGGGGTCAGCCTGATCCTGCTGTTGTCTGCCAAAACATGGTATAAGGTATGGGGAGAATTCCTGATCGGCCTGGGAATCCTGTTCATTGGCCTGCAGTTCCTCAGGGAAAGTGTACCCGATTTCAACCAGTATCCCGAGACACTTGCCTTTCTGAGCAACTATACCAACCTGGGATACCTTTCGGTGATCCTTTTTACGCTCATTGGGATGCTCATAACGATGATCATCCAATCATCCAGTGCTACCATCACCCTTTTCCTGGTCCTGTGCTACAATGGTTCGGTTTCCTTTGAACTGGCCACTGCCATGGTTCTGGGGGCCAACATAGGTACCACCCTTACTGCCAACCTGGCTGCCATCGTCACCAACCACACAGCCAAACGGGCAGCCAGAATCCATTTCCTGTTCAATCTGACCGGTGCGCTCTGGTTCCTGATCCTTTTCAGACCACTCATCCACCTGATCGATCTGATCGTCATCCGATCCACCGGGCACTCCCTTCTGAAGTATGATCCTTCAGAATTAATTGAAATTCAATCGATCATGCCCCTGGTTCTTTCCGGGTTTCATACGTTCTTCAACTGCATCAACACCCTTGTCCAGGTGAACTTCATTCCTCTTCTGGAGAAATTGAGCGGCTACCTGGTCATAAAAAAAGAGGATAAGAAAGAGTCATTCTCGCTGCGCTATCTTTCAACAGGCCTCTCCTCCACGTCAGAAATTGCGATCGTTCAGGTAAAAATGGCCCTTGCCCGGTACGGACAGCAGATCGTTCATATGTTCAATTATATTCCGGAACTGTTATTGGAAAAGGAAGATACCAGATACTCCGATTTACTGAAAAAGATTTCTGTTGCCGAAGATAAAACCGATCAGATGGAAACAGAAATCACCGATTACCTGACCATGCTCGCAGAAGCTGAAGTGAGCCTGGCGACCTCCCGGAAAATAAAAGGGATGCTGACCATCGCCGGTGAAATGGAACAGATGGGAGATGACTGCTTCACAATGGCTCAGACCATTAAAACAAAGAACGAACAAAAGGTCTGGTTTACGCAGGAGATGCGTGACAACCTGTTTACGATGTTCGATCTGGTCAGAAAATCGCTTACCCTGATGCTGGACCACCTGGAAAGGGAGTCCGATTCAAGTGGCCTGGAGGCTGCCGTGGAATTGGAGGATCGGATCGATACATACTGCACCACCATCCGCCAGCAGCATCTGGATGAAGTCAGCCATCATAAATACAGCTATGCGGCCGGGAGTTACTATAACGAACTGATCATGATCTGTGAGTCCATCGGTGATCACGCCCTGAATGTATCCGAGTCATTGACCGGTAAAATACACAAGCCCAAAACTTAA